A section of the Oncorhynchus nerka isolate Pitt River linkage group LG3, Oner_Uvic_2.0, whole genome shotgun sequence genome encodes:
- the si:ch211-261d7.3 gene encoding uncharacterized protein si:ch211-261d7.3: MHIKVESPEGPFGGGVSEDGFPREDEDSEGSCDQSSGLPGGLPFNVVVVHPNIMTPGMSSDDLLSMEQPGGAGKRKSRFSGAELEVLVSEVTRCEGELFGPAGRLRRRERERIWAGILERVNAVSRVPRTLREVKKRWDDLKRRNGGRLADARHRTCYLPSNRGASMLGRSAQASPRLHQARQKQSTRGKASFTCFTDTEPVGGGEGLERDGFEKDEDSGEREVEVGEAECEGAESSMEEKLGLGLGIGPPPNSERWLPPSPLYSAPFLNGTPQPSPQPSLGAQQGPLEAPPRGSWLEDELRGMGEAALQLGDRVEQSLREFGEGFRRDMRTLVVSQEALATSLQQNNVLLQRLLGVLEAQQQQQQQQPPQQQPHHSQKQEPQQSTQQPQQIQPQQQQLLLQQPQLVQQQQIQPQHPQSPSNQPTLAVAPVPPPPDILDGTTRPNPPAVINGIVQRPRRGRIVDHRRRRRR, encoded by the exons ATGCACATCAAAGTGGAGTCTCCGGAGGGACCCTTCGGAGGGGGCGTCTCAGAGGACGGCTTTCCCAGGGAGGATGAGGACTCGGAAGGCAGCTGCGACCAAAGCAGTGGGCTGCCTGGTGGACTACCCTTCAACGTGGTGGTGGTGCATCCGAACATCATGACCCCTGGCATGTCCTCAGATGACCTCCTATCCATGGAACAGC CAGGGGGTGCAGGCAAGAGGAAGAGTCGTTTTAGCGGTGCAGAGCTGGAGGTGCTGGTTTCTGAGGTGACGCGGTGTGAGGGAGAGCTTTTTGGTCCTGCTGGGAGGCTCCggcgcagggagagagagaggatctggGCAGGGATCCTGGAGCGGGTCAACGCTGTGTCCAGAGTCCCTCGTACCCTCCGCGAGGTCAAGAAGCGCTGGGACGACCTGAAGAGACGCAATGGAGGCAGGCTGGCAGACGCTAGGCACCGAACTTGTTACCTGCCATCTAATAGAGGGGCTTCCATGCTGGGACGGTCAGCTCAGGCAAGCCCCAGGCTTCACCAGGCCAGACAGAAGCAAAGCACCAGAGGGAAGGCCAGTTTCACGTGCTTCACTGATACAGAACCAG TGGGTGGAGGTGAAGGGTTGGAGAGAGATGGCTTTGAGAAGGATGAGGATAGTGGTGAGCGGGAAGTGGAGGTGGGAGAGGCGGAATGCGAGGGGGCAGAGAGCAGTATGGAGGAAAAGCTGGGTTTAGGACTGGGAATAGGGCCTCCCCCTAACTCGGAACGCtggctgcctccctctcccctctacagCGCCCCTTTCCTCAATGGGACCCCTCAGCCTAGTCCCCAGCCATCACTAGGGGCCCAGCAGGGACCCCTAGAGGCCCCTCCTCGTGGCTCATGGCTGGAGGACGAGCTCCGCGGCATGGGGGAGGCAGCTCTGCAGCTGGGGGATCGGGTGGAGCAGAGTCTTCGGGAGTTTGGGGAGGGATTCAGACGTGATATGAGAACATTAGTGGTCTCTCAAGAGGCACTGGCAACCAGCCTACAGCAAAACAATGTTCTCCTGCAAAGGCTGCTGGGAGTCCTAgaggcacagcagcagcagcaacaacaacaaccaccacagCAGCAGCCACATCATTCCCAAAAACAAGAGCCACAACAGTCAACGCAGCAACCACAACAGATACAACCACAACAGCAACAACTGCTACTACAGCAACCCCAGCTGGTGCAGCAACAACAGATACAACCGCAACACCCCCAGAGTCCAAGTAATCAACCAACTTTAGCAGTTGCCCCTGTACCACCACCCCCAGATATTCTTGATGGTACCACCCGTCCAAATCCACCCGCAGTCATTAATGGAATTGTCCAACGGCCAAGGCGGGGGAGAATTGTTGATCATAGACGAAGAAGAAGGCGTTAG